One segment of Sporanaerobacter acetigenes DSM 13106 DNA contains the following:
- the bcp gene encoding thioredoxin-dependent thiol peroxidase yields MSEYDFTLKETDGKNISLSDFKGKNIVLYFYPKDNTSGCTAEAREFRDLYDEFEKLDTVILGISRDSLKSHAKFRGKENLPFLLLSDEDKKVHELFNVMKLKKMYGKEYMGVERSTFIFNKGGELVKKFRNVKAKGHAEKVLEYIKEELK; encoded by the coding sequence ATGAGTGAATACGATTTTACATTAAAAGAGACTGATGGGAAAAATATATCTTTATCAGATTTTAAGGGGAAAAATATAGTGCTTTATTTTTATCCTAAGGATAATACTTCTGGTTGTACAGCAGAAGCTAGAGAGTTTAGAGATCTGTATGATGAATTTGAAAAATTAGATACTGTAATACTTGGAATTAGTCGGGATAGTTTAAAATCTCATGCTAAATTTAGGGGAAAAGAAAATCTGCCATTTTTGCTTTTGAGTGATGAAGATAAAAAAGTTCATGAATTGTTCAATGTGATGAAACTTAAGAAGATGTATGGAAAAGAGTACATGGGAGTAGAAAGATCTACATTTATATTTAACAAAGGAGGAGAATTGGTAAAGAAATTTAGAAATGTAAAGGCAAAAGGTCATGCAGAAAAAGTATTGGAGTATATAAAAGAAGAGTTGAAATAA
- a CDS encoding nitroreductase family protein, translated as MDVLSAIQGRRSIRKYSDKLVEDEKLLGVLEAARLSPSARNLQEWKFIVVKDPEVKEKLVKAADQPFIGEAPIILVCCGENTSGIMKCGQPRYTIDVSIATAYMVLEAYEQGLGTCWLGSFDEDMVKKTLDISENVRVVAMTPLGYPLESPSQRPRKELKEIISYDKY; from the coding sequence ATGGATGTTTTATCTGCAATACAAGGAAGAAGGAGTATAAGAAAGTATAGTGATAAACTGGTAGAAGATGAAAAATTGTTAGGGGTTTTAGAGGCTGCAAGACTTTCTCCATCTGCAAGGAATCTACAGGAATGGAAGTTTATCGTTGTAAAAGATCCAGAAGTAAAAGAAAAACTTGTCAAAGCAGCTGATCAACCATTTATTGGAGAGGCTCCAATAATTTTAGTTTGTTGTGGAGAAAACACAAGTGGAATTATGAAATGTGGACAGCCACGTTATACTATTGATGTATCTATTGCAACTGCATATATGGTGTTGGAAGCATATGAGCAGGGATTAGGTACTTGTTGGCTTGGAAGTTTTGATGAAGATATGGTGAAAAAGACCTTGGATATCTCTGAAAATGTAAGGGTAGTAGCAATGACCCCACTAGGATATCCTTTGGAATCTCCATCTCAAAGACCAAGAAAAGAACTTAAAGAAATCATTAGCTATGACAAATATTAA
- the rsgA gene encoding ribosome small subunit-dependent GTPase A — protein sequence MKEKLIKLGLNDRIFKEFKDNFRDLYLGRVVAEYKGLYKIATEEDIILAQVSGKMVHNVVSKSSYPAVGDWVVVDRTSNSTGNGQIHWIFPRKSVLSRKVAGKQLNEQIIVSNIDTIFICMSANKDFNPRKLERYISIGWNSGAMPVIIITKIDLNHDIENIKNEIAKIAIGLEIIYFSSITGEGFDELIKYTTSGKTIAFIGSSGVGKSTLINVLLGENKQKVNDIRLEDDKGRHTTTHRELMVLPNGCMVIDTPGMREIQLLDESAGVDDSFKDILELAKKCKFSDCRHDKEPGCAVLAAIDEGIISKQRLDSYNKLKRETEYIKRKLNKKSKSK from the coding sequence TTGAAGGAAAAATTAATTAAGCTTGGCTTAAATGATAGAATATTTAAAGAGTTCAAAGATAATTTTAGAGATTTATATTTAGGAAGAGTAGTAGCGGAATATAAGGGACTATATAAAATTGCAACAGAAGAAGATATTATATTGGCTCAAGTATCTGGAAAAATGGTTCACAATGTGGTTAGTAAGAGCTCTTATCCTGCAGTTGGCGATTGGGTAGTGGTTGATAGAACAAGTAATAGTACTGGAAATGGACAAATACATTGGATATTTCCTAGAAAAAGTGTTCTTTCGAGAAAAGTTGCAGGAAAACAGTTAAATGAACAAATAATAGTTTCAAATATTGATACCATCTTTATTTGTATGTCTGCAAATAAAGATTTCAATCCAAGAAAACTTGAAAGGTATATAAGTATTGGATGGAATAGTGGAGCAATGCCAGTGATTATAATCACAAAAATAGATTTAAATCATGATATAGAAAATATAAAAAATGAAATAGCTAAAATAGCTATAGGATTAGAAATTATATACTTTAGTTCTATTACGGGAGAAGGGTTTGATGAATTAATTAAATATACTACTTCGGGAAAAACTATAGCATTTATTGGCTCATCTGGAGTTGGAAAGTCTACACTTATAAATGTACTACTTGGAGAAAACAAACAAAAAGTTAATGACATTCGGCTAGAAGATGATAAGGGAAGGCATACTACGACTCATAGAGAATTGATGGTATTGCCAAATGGCTGTATGGTTATTGATACTCCAGGGATGAGAGAAATTCAGCTTTTAGATGAAAGTGCAGGAGTAGATGATTCTTTCAAAGATATATTGGAATTAGCAAAAAAGTGTAAGTTTTCCGATTGCAGACACGACAAAGAGCCTGGTTGTGCTGTATTAGCTGCTATAGATGAAGGAATAATTTCAAAACAAAGATTGGATAGTTACAATAAATTAAAACGTGAGACTGAATATATAAAAAGAAAGCTTAACAAAAAATCTAAATCGAAGTAA
- a CDS encoding GNAT family N-acetyltransferase produces the protein MNKENIYSTSIEGFTIRFATIDDTKLILQFIKDLAEYEKLLDEVTATEEILKKSIFEKGQAEVVIGEYDGEAVGFALFFHNFSTFLGKANLYLEDLFVKPEMRGKGFGKALLSFLGKIAIDRDCGRLDWWCLDWNTSSIEFYKEMGAKPMSDWTVYRVEGPKLKELADKL, from the coding sequence ATGAATAAAGAGAATATTTATTCAACTTCTATAGAAGGTTTCACTATAAGATTTGCAACTATAGATGACACTAAATTGATTCTTCAATTTATAAAGGATTTGGCTGAATATGAAAAGCTTTTAGATGAGGTCACTGCTACTGAGGAAATTCTTAAAAAATCTATATTTGAAAAAGGACAAGCTGAAGTTGTTATTGGAGAGTACGATGGAGAAGCAGTGGGATTTGCATTGTTCTTTCACAATTTTTCAACTTTTTTGGGTAAAGCAAATTTGTATTTAGAGGATCTTTTTGTTAAGCCTGAAATGAGAGGAAAAGGATTTGGGAAAGCGCTTCTATCTTTTTTAGGTAAAATTGCTATAGATAGGGATTGTGGCAGACTTGACTGGTGGTGTCTTGATTGGAATACTTCATCTATTGAATTTTACAAGGAAATGGGTGCAAAGCCAATGTCAGATTGGACTGTATATAGAGTAGAAGGCCCAAAACTTAAAGAACTAGCTGACAAGCTTTGA
- a CDS encoding GNAT family N-acetyltransferase has protein sequence MLIEKAKKEDTMSIHSISKELNIKYIKNRENGVLLRIIPKEFIEDNIENFIVARINKDVVGFLWFSTEYPKDMLEYTELKANIDGCIYSEQIGVKREFQGQHIGKELYRFLKNKYNDKGILVFVNTAPEKNIASLSFHNSIGFKTVGEFYREDFCGFKDYKANLLKL, from the coding sequence TTGCTGATAGAAAAGGCTAAAAAAGAAGATACCATGTCTATTCATAGTATTTCAAAAGAACTCAATATAAAGTATATAAAAAATAGGGAAAATGGAGTTTTATTGAGGATAATACCTAAAGAATTTATAGAGGACAATATTGAAAATTTTATAGTTGCCAGGATTAATAAAGATGTTGTAGGATTTTTGTGGTTTAGTACTGAATACCCTAAGGATATGCTTGAATATACTGAATTGAAGGCAAATATAGATGGTTGTATATATAGTGAACAGATAGGTGTTAAGAGAGAATTTCAAGGGCAACATATTGGAAAAGAACTGTATAGATTTTTAAAAAATAAATATAATGATAAGGGAATATTGGTATTTGTAAATACAGCTCCAGAAAAAAATATAGCTTCATTGTCTTTTCATAATAGCATAGGATTTAAAACAGTTGGAGAATTTTATAGAGAGGATTTTTGTGGATTTAAAGATTATAAAGCTAATTTGTTAAAGCTATAG
- a CDS encoding aldo/keto reductase: protein MQYRNFTKDNLKVSALGFGCMRFPILDNDSSKINKEKAIEMVRYAIDNGVNYVDTAYPYHQGNSEYVVGKALKDGYREKTYLATKLPVWLTNSYEDFNKYLDEQLCKLDTDYIDFYLLHSLDKRSWDKIKSLDVLKFLDEAKKSRKIKYAGFSFHDELDVFKEIVDSYDWDFCQIQLNYLDRDYQAGEEGLRYAHEKGLSVVIMEPVKGGKLSKPSDEIKAIWDLNDIKRTPSEWAIRWVLNHDEVSVMLSGMSIMNQVKENIQTVSSTLPNSLKETELKLIDKVTSVYKKKIKVGCTGCEYCLPCPQNVNIPDIFDIYNSVYVFGVEENSKKIYKSYIEKEMDASRCVECGKCEAICPQNIEIRKHLKVAHNILSE, encoded by the coding sequence ATGCAATATAGAAATTTTACTAAGGATAATCTGAAGGTGTCAGCTCTTGGTTTTGGATGTATGCGTTTTCCAATACTAGACAATGATTCTAGCAAAATAAATAAAGAAAAAGCTATAGAAATGGTTAGATATGCCATAGATAATGGAGTCAATTATGTTGATACAGCTTACCCTTATCATCAAGGCAATAGTGAGTATGTAGTAGGTAAAGCTCTTAAAGATGGTTATAGGGAAAAAACATATTTGGCAACGAAACTTCCTGTTTGGTTGACAAATAGCTATGAAGATTTTAACAAATATTTAGATGAACAACTATGTAAACTTGATACAGATTATATTGATTTTTATTTATTGCATAGTCTAGATAAAAGATCCTGGGATAAGATTAAGAGCTTAGATGTTTTGAAATTTTTAGATGAAGCTAAGAAAAGTCGAAAAATTAAATATGCAGGTTTTTCATTCCATGATGAATTAGATGTATTTAAAGAAATTGTTGATTCCTATGACTGGGATTTTTGTCAGATACAATTGAATTATTTAGATAGAGACTATCAAGCTGGGGAAGAAGGGCTTAGATATGCCCATGAAAAAGGTCTATCTGTAGTTATAATGGAGCCTGTGAAGGGCGGGAAATTGTCAAAGCCATCAGACGAAATTAAAGCCATATGGGATTTAAATGATATAAAAAGAACTCCTTCTGAATGGGCTATTAGATGGGTATTAAACCATGATGAAGTATCAGTTATGTTGAGTGGTATGTCTATTATGAATCAGGTAAAGGAAAATATACAAACTGTTTCCAGTACTCTACCTAATTCTTTAAAGGAAACAGAGCTTAAATTGATAGATAAAGTTACAAGCGTTTATAAGAAAAAGATTAAAGTTGGTTGTACCGGTTGTGAATACTGTCTTCCTTGTCCACAAAACGTGAATATTCCAGATATTTTTGACATATACAACAGTGTATATGTCTTTGGGGTAGAGGAAAATTCTAAAAAAATATATAAGTCTTATATAGAAAAAGAAATGGATGCTTCTAGATGTGTAGAATGTGGAAAGTGTGAAGCTATTTGCCCTCAAAATATTGAAATAAGAAAACATCTTAAAGTGGCTCACAACATTTTAAGTGAATAG
- a CDS encoding iron-containing alcohol dehydrogenase, whose protein sequence is MLNFNYSIPTKIFFGKGQIEVLGKQIKEYSSKVLLTYGGGSIKRNGVYDDVVRVLKSEGIEFYELGGIDPNPRIDSVREGIKICREEGIDFILAVGGGSTIDCSKVIAAGYYYDGDPWDLVIDKAKIEKSLPIGAVLTLAATGSEMDSGAVITNMETKQKLGVGHPSMAPKFSILDPTYTFTVPKSQTAAGVADIMSHTFENYFTLNDGAYLQNRLAEAVLKTCINYGKLAIDKPENYEARANIMWASSLAINGLLSYGKKPVWSVHAMEHELSAHYDITHGVGLAILTPHWMEYVLDDERVDKFVEYGVNVWEIDKDKGKYAIAHEAIDKTKEFFISLGIPMSLREVGIGEENLEKMARAAIYHKGGTVGNFKPLIYEDVLEIYKAAL, encoded by the coding sequence TTGTTAAATTTTAATTATTCTATACCTACAAAAATTTTTTTCGGGAAAGGTCAAATTGAAGTATTAGGAAAACAAATAAAAGAATACTCATCTAAGGTGCTTTTGACTTATGGAGGTGGAAGTATCAAGAGAAACGGTGTTTATGATGATGTTGTGAGAGTATTAAAAAGCGAAGGCATTGAGTTTTATGAATTAGGAGGAATAGATCCAAATCCAAGAATAGATAGTGTGAGAGAAGGCATTAAAATATGTAGGGAAGAAGGAATAGATTTTATTTTAGCTGTAGGTGGAGGAAGTACCATTGATTGTTCTAAAGTAATAGCTGCTGGATATTATTATGATGGGGATCCATGGGATTTAGTCATAGATAAAGCTAAAATAGAAAAATCTCTTCCAATAGGTGCAGTACTTACTTTAGCTGCTACAGGTTCAGAAATGGATTCAGGAGCAGTCATAACTAATATGGAGACCAAACAGAAACTAGGGGTAGGTCATCCATCTATGGCACCTAAATTTTCCATATTAGATCCAACTTATACTTTTACAGTACCTAAAAGCCAGACAGCAGCTGGGGTTGCTGATATTATGAGTCATACTTTTGAAAATTATTTCACTTTAAACGATGGTGCTTATTTACAAAATAGATTGGCAGAAGCAGTTCTGAAAACTTGTATCAATTACGGGAAATTAGCTATTGATAAACCAGAAAACTATGAAGCAAGAGCAAATATCATGTGGGCTTCAAGTCTTGCTATAAATGGTCTTTTATCTTATGGGAAAAAACCAGTATGGAGTGTCCATGCTATGGAACATGAGTTGTCTGCACATTATGACATAACTCATGGAGTAGGGCTAGCGATACTTACCCCCCATTGGATGGAGTATGTTTTAGATGATGAAAGAGTAGATAAATTTGTTGAATATGGTGTTAATGTATGGGAAATTGACAAAGATAAGGGTAAATATGCTATAGCCCATGAGGCTATAGATAAAACAAAAGAATTCTTTATTTCTTTGGGAATACCAATGAGTTTAAGAGAAGTTGGTATAGGAGAAGAAAATCTAGAAAAAATGGCCAGAGCAGCTATATACCATAAGGGTGGAACGGTAGGAAATTTCAAACCATTAATTTATGAGGATGTACTAGAAATATATAAAGCTGCTTTATAA